A DNA window from Drosophila biarmipes strain raj3 chromosome 2R, RU_DBia_V1.1, whole genome shotgun sequence contains the following coding sequences:
- the LOC108036634 gene encoding electron transfer flavoprotein-ubiquinone oxidoreductase, mitochondrial: MSALLKMHRVQRLFRPNLVRSISEVAKYPRITTHYTLNPREKDDRWTEVDMERCIEEVDLVIVGGGPAGMSAAIRAKQLAAEKDQEIRVCVVEKAAEVGGHILSGAVIDPISLNELIPDWQEQGAPLNTPVTKDTFSFLTGSGRISIPVFKGWPMDNHGNYVVRLGHLVKWLGDQAEALGVEIYPGCAASEVLFHEDGSVKGIATNDVGIAKSGAPKDTFARGMELHAKTTIFAEGCRGHLTKQIMQKFGLNEGSEPQAYGIGLKEVWEIAPEKHQPGLVEHTIGWPLDRFTYGGSFLYHLNEPTPTIAVGFVVGLNYKNPWLSPFQEFQRFKTHPKVRHVFEGATRIAYGARAINEGGFQSLPQKLSFPGGCLVGCSAGFLNVPRIKGSHYAMKSGMLAAESALEAINADTQSTAGVEPTSYAEKIKNSFVWKDLYSVRNVHPSFHNPLGLYGGLVLSGFSIFMGGREPWTLKHGPQDHESLQPASSSQPIVYPKPDGKISFDLLSSVALTGTNHEGDQPAHLTLKDDRIPVDHNLALYQGPEQRFCPAGVYEYVPNEEGGNMKLQINAQNCIHCKTCDIKDPKQNINWVVPEGGGGPAYNGM; encoded by the exons ATGTCGGCACTTTTGAAAATGCACAGAG TTCAGAGGCTCTTCAGGCCCAACTTGGTGCGCAGCATCTCGGAGGTGGCCAAATATCCCAGGATCACCACCCACTACACGCTGAATCCCCGCGAGAAGGATGACCGCTGGACCGAGGTGGACATGGAGCGCTGCATCGAGGAGGTGGACCTAGTGATCGTGGGTGGAGGACCTGCTGGCATGTCGGCGGCCATTCGCGCCAAGCAGCTGGCGGCAGAAAAGGATCAG GAAATCCGCGTCTGCGTGGTGGAAAAGGCTGCCGAGGTGGGCGGACACATACTTTCCGGTGCCGTCATCGATCCCATCTCGCTGAACGAACTCATCCCCGACTGGCAGGAGCAGGGTGCTCCGCTCAACACGCCCGTGACCAAGGACACCTTCTCCTTCCTCACCGGCTCCGGCCGCATCTCCATACCCGTCTTCAAGGGCTGGCCCATGGACAACCACGGCAACTATGTGGTCCGCCTGGGTCACCTGGTCAAATGGCTTGGCGATCAGGCGGAGGCTCTGGGCGTGGAGATCTACCCCGGCTGTGCTGCCTCTGAGGTGCTATTCCACGAGGATGGCAGTGTCAAGGGCATCGCCACCAATGACGTGGGCATCGCCAAGAGCGGCGCTCCGAAGGACACCTTTGCGCGCGGCATGGAGCTGCACGCCAAGACCACCATCTTCGCCGAGGGCTGCCGCGGTCATCTGACCAAGCAGATAATGCAGAAGTTTGGCCTGAACGAGGGCAGCGAGCCGCAGGCCTATGGCATCGGCCTGAAGGAGGTCTGGGAGATTGCCCCCGAGAAACACCA aCCCGGTTTGGTGGAGCACACCATTGGCTGGCCTCTGGATCGCTTTACATATGGCGGTTCCTTCTTGTACCACTTGAACGAGCCCACTCCTACCATTGCCGTGGGCTTTGTGGTGGGTCTGAACTACAAGAACCCCTGGCTGAGTCCCTTCCAGGAGTTCCAGCGCTTCAAAACGCATCCCAAGGTGCGCCACGTCTTCGAGGGCGCAACTCGAATTGCCTACGGAGCCCGTGCCATCAACGAAGGCGGCTTCCAGAGCCTGCCGCAGAAGCTATCCTTCCCGGGAGGCTGCCTGGTTGGCTGCAGTGCTGGCTTCCTGAACGTGCCCCGCATCAAGGGCTCTCATTACGCGATGAAGAGTGGCATGCTGGCGGCGGAAAGTGCCCTGGAGGCCATCAATGCGGACACGCAATCGACGGCTGGCGTGGAACCCACCAGCTATGCTGAAAA AATCAAGAACTCCTTTGTGTGGAAGGACCTGTACAGCGTCCGTAATGTCCACCCCTCGTTCCACAATCCCCTGGGTCTGTACGGTGGCCTTGTGCTCAGCGGCTTCTCCATTTTCATGGGCGGTCGGGAGCCCTGGACCCTGAAGCACGGCCCCCAAGATCACGAATCCCTGCAGCCTGCCAGCTCCAGCCAGCCCATTGTTTACCCCAAGCCCGATGGCAAGATCTCCTTCGATCTGCTCTCGTCGGTGGCGCTCACCGGCACGAACCACGAGGGCGACCAGCCCGCCCATCTGACCCTCAAGGACGACCGCATCCCGGTGGACCACAACCTGGCGTTGTACCAGGGACCCGAGCAACGCTTCTGCCCCGCCGGCGTCTACGAGTACGTGCCCAACGAGGAGGGCGGCAACATGAAGCTGCAGATCAACGCCCAGAACTGCATCCACTGCAAGACCTGTGATATCAAGGACCCCAAGCAGAACATCAACTGGGTGGTGCCCGAGGGCGGCGGCGGTCCCGCCTACAACGGCATGTGA
- the LOC108036236 gene encoding FMRFamide-related peptides produces MGIALMFLLALYQMQSAIQSEIIETPSLGGNSLQESDPEVGPPQDSDLVDALLGNDQSERAELEFRHPISVIGIDYAKNAVVLHFQKHGRKPRYKYDPELEAKRRSVQDNFMHFGKRQAEQLPPEGTYGGSEEVEGVAKRASLDRFGRDPKQDFMRFGRDPKQDFMRFGRDPKQDFMRFGRDPKQDFMRFGRDPKQDFMRFGRDPKQDFMRFGRDPKQDFMRFGRSPAEDFMRFGRSPAEDFMRFGRSDNFMRFGRSPHEELRSPKQDFMRFGRPDNFMRFGRSAPQDFVRSGKMDSNFIRFGKRVKPVAPESNQTKSNPGKPGERSPVDKAMTELFKKQELQDQQVKSAEQATSADEGSAEQEQFFGQ; encoded by the coding sequence ATGGGCATTGCCTTGATGTTCCTGCTGGCCCTCTACCAGATGCAGTCGGCCATCCAGAGCGAGATCATCGAGACGCCCAGCTTGGGGGGCAACTCGCTGCAGGAGTCGGACCCCGAGGTGGGTCCTCCGCAGGACAGCGACCTGGTGGACGCGCTGCTCGGCAACGATCAGAGCGAGCGGGCGGAGCTGGAGTTTCGGCATCCCATCTCGGTGATTGGCATCGACTACGCCAAGAACGCGGTGGTGCTGCACTTCCAGAAACACGGCAGGAAGCCGCGCTACAAGTACGATCCCGAACTGGAGGCCAAGCGGAGGTCCGTGCAGGACAACTTCATGCACTTCGGCAAGCGGCAGGCGGAGCAACTGCCTCCGGAGGGCACTTATGGGGGGTCCGAGGAGGTGGAGGGCGTGGCCAAGCGGGCCAGCTTGGATCGCTTTGGCAGGGATCCCAAGCAGGACTTTATGAGGTTCGGTCGAGATCCCAAGCAGGACTTCATGAGGTTTGGCCGGGATCCCAAGCAGGACTTCATGAGGTTTGGCCGGGATCCCAAGCAGGATTTCATGAGATTCGGTAGGGATCCTAAGCAGGACTTTATGAGATTCGGTAGGGATCCTAAGCAGGACTTTATGAGATTTGGTCGGGATCCCAAGCAGGACTTCATGCGATTCGGTCGCTCTCCTGCAGAGGACTTCATGAGGTTCGGGCGCTCTCCGGCGGAGGACTTTATGAGGTTCGGCCGCTCCGACAACTTCATGCGTTTCGGACGCAGTCCCCACGAGGAGCTCCGCAGTCCCAAGCAGGATTTCATGCGTTTTGGTCGCCCGGACAACTTCATGCGCTTTGGTCGCTCTGCTCCCCAGGATTTCGTGCGTTCCGGTAAGATGGACTCGAACTTCATTCGCTTCGGCAAGCGCGTTAAGCCCGTGGCTCCCGAGTCCAACCAAACCAAGTCCAATCCGGGCAAGCCGGGCGAGAGGAGTCCCGTGGACAAGGCCATGACGGAGCTGTTCAAGAAACAGGAGCTGCAAGATCAGCAGGTGAAGAGCGCGGAGCAGGCAACCTCGGCGGATGAGGGCAGCGCGGAGCAGGAACAGTTCTTTGGCCAGTAA